The Pseudomonas azadiae genome contains a region encoding:
- a CDS encoding TonB-dependent siderophore receptor, which translates to MSRTLDTLLRPSLLAVAIALSAPLASPLLIAAEQASSVRAYNLPAAPLASTLNQIASQGGLALTLSPALAAGKTSAPVQGQFDAPGALREALRGTGLQLEQSSAGTYTLVAVPEGAMALPVTNITGQDANLESAWGPVHGYLATRTAAGTKTDTALVEAPRSISVATRAQMQDRNVQNLDDAVKYMPGIVSASYGSDTRYDWMRVRGFEPTQFLDGLPLPRGVYANPKAETWNLDRLALLRGPASSVYGQTPPGGLLDMVSRRPSEESSHAIQVQYGSDNYRQINFASTGKIDDEGQFLYGLSGVVRDAGTQVDHIDNKRYNIAPSLTWNIDPDTKLTFLSQFTRDDTGATSQFLPIVGTKIKSPLGDVSHHKNLGDPDYEFYDRTYYALGYAFEHRFNDTWQFKQNLRYTKSELSFQQLTVGSYAFAPVDAAGNMDRLSTNVDEDIGQFAVDNNFQADFATGDVTHTLLLGLDHQRTDTSYLSIFGGAGRVNIFNPVNTTPVVRPARSAAFYDYNQKTVQTGLYAQDQMALDNWRLTLGGREDWVHQGTTYFNKQDATNTDRNKNFSGNAAVSYVFDSGFVPYLSYAESFQPASNASADPVKSYKPTEGKQWELGIKYQPPGSNTLLSAAVYSLTQKNVLVTSTGTSGTPVTDQTGEVKVKGLELEAVSDVTENLKVIAAYTLAKSEVQKGDFKGNRLQLMPNQQASLWTDYTWHTGPLDGFGIGFGARYTGNTYGDQGNTWLGKANAYTVFDGAVHYDLGRIDNSLKGASVKLNATNLFNKDYISTCDGSYCYFGDQRSVVASATYQW; encoded by the coding sequence ATGTCCCGCACGCTAGACACCTTGTTGCGCCCCAGCCTGTTAGCCGTGGCCATTGCCCTCAGCGCCCCGCTGGCCAGCCCGTTGCTGATCGCCGCCGAGCAGGCCTCCAGCGTGCGTGCGTACAACCTGCCGGCGGCGCCCCTGGCCAGCACCCTGAACCAGATCGCCAGCCAGGGCGGCCTGGCGCTGACCCTCAGCCCGGCGCTCGCCGCAGGCAAGACCTCGGCGCCGGTCCAGGGCCAGTTCGACGCACCGGGCGCGCTGCGTGAAGCGTTGCGTGGGACGGGGTTGCAGTTGGAGCAGAGCAGTGCGGGGACCTATACGTTGGTGGCGGTTCCGGAGGGTGCGATGGCATTGCCGGTGACTAATATCACCGGCCAAGACGCCAACCTGGAAAGCGCTTGGGGCCCGGTACACGGCTACCTGGCCACGCGCACCGCCGCCGGTACCAAGACCGACACCGCGCTGGTCGAGGCACCGCGTTCGATCTCCGTAGCGACCCGCGCGCAGATGCAGGACCGCAACGTACAGAACCTGGATGACGCCGTTAAATACATGCCGGGCATCGTGTCCGCGAGCTACGGCAGCGACACCCGCTACGACTGGATGCGCGTGCGTGGTTTCGAACCCACCCAGTTCCTCGATGGCCTGCCGTTGCCACGCGGCGTATACGCCAACCCGAAAGCCGAAACCTGGAACCTCGACCGCCTCGCCCTGCTGCGTGGCCCGGCTTCGTCGGTGTACGGCCAGACCCCGCCGGGCGGTCTGCTGGACATGGTCAGCCGCCGTCCCAGCGAAGAGTCCAGCCATGCTATCCAAGTGCAATACGGCAGCGACAACTACCGCCAGATCAACTTCGCCAGCACCGGCAAAATTGATGATGAAGGTCAGTTTCTGTATGGCCTCAGCGGCGTGGTGCGCGATGCCGGCACCCAGGTCGACCACATCGACAACAAGCGCTACAACATTGCGCCGAGCCTGACCTGGAATATTGATCCGGATACCAAGCTGACCTTCCTCTCGCAGTTCACGCGTGATGATACGGGGGCTACCAGTCAGTTCTTGCCGATTGTGGGCACCAAGATCAAATCACCCTTGGGGGACGTCTCACATCATAAGAACCTGGGCGATCCAGACTACGAGTTTTACGATCGCACCTACTACGCGTTGGGCTATGCCTTCGAGCACCGCTTCAACGATACCTGGCAGTTCAAACAGAACCTGCGTTACACCAAATCGGAGTTGTCGTTCCAGCAACTGACCGTGGGCTCGTACGCCTTCGCTCCCGTGGATGCCGCGGGCAACATGGACCGCCTCTCGACCAACGTTGACGAGGATATCGGACAGTTCGCGGTGGATAACAATTTCCAGGCTGACTTTGCCACCGGCGACGTTACCCACACCCTTTTGCTGGGTCTTGACCACCAGCGGACAGATACGTCTTACCTGTCGATATTCGGCGGTGCCGGACGCGTCAACATTTTCAATCCGGTCAATACCACGCCGGTGGTGCGCCCAGCGCGCTCCGCTGCGTTCTATGACTACAACCAGAAAACCGTGCAGACCGGTCTCTATGCACAAGACCAGATGGCACTCGACAACTGGCGCCTGACCCTGGGTGGCCGTGAAGACTGGGTGCATCAGGGCACCACGTACTTCAACAAACAAGACGCGACCAATACCGACCGCAACAAAAACTTCAGCGGCAACGCGGCAGTCAGCTATGTATTCGACTCGGGCTTCGTGCCATACCTGTCCTACGCTGAATCCTTCCAACCGGCGAGCAACGCCAGTGCCGACCCAGTGAAGTCCTACAAACCCACCGAAGGCAAACAATGGGAACTGGGGATCAAATATCAACCACCCGGCTCCAATACCTTGCTGAGTGCGGCGGTCTATAGCCTGACCCAGAAAAACGTACTGGTCACCAGCACCGGAACGAGCGGCACGCCGGTCACCGATCAGACCGGAGAAGTAAAAGTCAAAGGTCTGGAGTTGGAAGCCGTGTCTGATGTGACCGAAAACCTCAAGGTCATTGCGGCGTACACCCTTGCGAAGTCCGAAGTGCAAAAAGGCGACTTTAAAGGCAACCGCCTGCAACTGATGCCCAACCAGCAAGCATCGTTGTGGACGGACTACACCTGGCATACCGGCCCGCTGGACGGCTTCGGCATCGGCTTCGGCGCCCGCTACACCGGTAACACTTACGGTGACCAAGGCAACACTTGGTTGGGTAAAGCCAACGCCTACACCGTATTCGACGGGGCGGTGCATTACGACCTGGGTCGCATCGACAATAGCCTCAAAGGCGCATCGGTAAAGCTCAACGCCACCAACCTGTTCAACAAGGATTACATTTCCACCTGTGACGGTTCCTACTGCTATTTCGGCGACCAACGCAGCGTAGTCGCCAGCGCCACCTACCAGTGGTAA
- a CDS encoding PepSY-associated TM helix domain-containing protein: MKSKTIRRWSFIHTWTSLICTVFLLLLALTGLPLVFHHEIDHLLGNEPELAQMPVDTPRLNLEQLVGKAQAHRPGEAMQYLAWDEDDANGVIAIMAASAGTEPNLSHTFMLDARTGDAVETPAANGGFTLFLLRLHVDMFAGLPGKWLLAFMGVLFVVAIISGTVLYLPFMRRLTFATVRQDKSPRLRWLDLHNLIGVVTLTWALVVGVTGVISACADLIIDAWRQDSLSAMIEPYKNAPPLTQRAPASDLLTIAAKATPGMQPDFIAFPGTRFSSEHHYAVFMKGSTQLTSHLLTPVLIDASTLVVTAIGERPWYMDAMGMSQPLHFGDYGGMPMKILWAVLDVLTIIVLVSGIYLWIVRRKAGKA, from the coding sequence ATGAAAAGCAAAACCATCCGCCGCTGGTCCTTTATCCACACCTGGACCAGCCTGATCTGCACGGTGTTCCTGCTGCTGCTCGCCCTCACCGGCCTGCCGCTGGTGTTTCACCACGAGATCGATCACCTGCTGGGCAACGAGCCTGAGCTGGCGCAAATGCCCGTCGATACGCCGCGGCTCAACCTGGAGCAACTGGTGGGCAAGGCCCAGGCCCATCGCCCCGGCGAAGCCATGCAGTACCTGGCCTGGGACGAAGACGATGCGAACGGTGTGATCGCGATCATGGCCGCCAGCGCCGGCACCGAACCCAATTTGTCGCACACCTTCATGCTCGACGCGCGCACCGGTGATGCCGTGGAAACCCCCGCGGCCAACGGTGGGTTCACCCTGTTCCTGCTGCGCTTGCATGTGGACATGTTCGCCGGCCTGCCGGGCAAGTGGCTGCTGGCATTCATGGGGGTTCTGTTTGTAGTGGCGATTATCTCGGGCACGGTGCTGTACCTGCCGTTCATGCGTCGCTTGACGTTCGCCACCGTGCGCCAGGACAAATCCCCGCGTCTGCGCTGGCTCGACCTGCATAACCTGATTGGCGTGGTCACGCTGACCTGGGCGCTGGTGGTCGGCGTCACCGGCGTGATCAGTGCGTGCGCCGACCTGATCATCGACGCCTGGCGCCAGGACAGCCTCAGCGCCATGATCGAACCCTACAAAAACGCGCCGCCACTGACCCAACGGGCGCCGGCCAGCGATTTGCTGACGATTGCCGCCAAGGCCACGCCCGGCATGCAACCGGACTTCATCGCCTTCCCCGGCACGCGCTTTTCCAGTGAGCACCACTACGCCGTATTCATGAAGGGCAGTACCCAACTTACCTCGCACTTGCTCACGCCGGTGCTGATCGACGCCAGCACCCTGGTGGTCACTGCCATCGGCGAACGACCGTGGTACATGGACGCCATGGGCATGTCCCAGCCGCTGCACTTTGGCGACTACGGCGGCATGCCGATGAAAATCCTCTGGGCGGTGCTGGATGTGCTGACCATCATCGTGCTGGTGAGCGGGATCTATTTGTGGATCGTGCGGCGCAAGGCGGGCAAGGCATGA
- a CDS encoding glutathione S-transferase: MSAPSMTLFHNPASPFVRKVRVLLAETGQQDRVTLHGCMPTPVTPDAQLVQGNPVGKIPALRLADGTVLHDSRVILDYFDHQHVGNPLIPRDGSARWRRLTLASMADGIMDAAVLVRYETALRPVEKHWDQWLDEQRNKIRRTLAELEAHAIAELASHFDIAAISVACALGYLDFRHPDMQWRLENPKLAQWYAEVSQRPSMQATQPPV, translated from the coding sequence ATGTCCGCGCCCAGCATGACCCTGTTCCACAACCCCGCTTCACCCTTCGTTCGCAAGGTTCGCGTGCTGCTGGCTGAAACCGGCCAACAGGACCGCGTAACGCTGCACGGCTGCATGCCGACCCCGGTCACCCCGGATGCGCAGTTGGTACAAGGCAATCCCGTGGGCAAGATCCCGGCCCTGCGCCTGGCCGACGGTACTGTGCTGCATGACAGCCGCGTAATCCTCGATTACTTCGACCACCAGCACGTCGGCAACCCACTGATCCCCCGTGACGGCTCGGCCCGCTGGCGCCGCCTGACCCTGGCCTCGATGGCCGACGGCATCATGGACGCCGCCGTGCTGGTGCGCTACGAGACCGCCCTGCGTCCGGTGGAAAAGCATTGGGACCAATGGCTCGACGAGCAGCGCAACAAGATCCGCCGCACCCTCGCCGAACTGGAAGCGCACGCCATCGCCGAATTGGCCAGCCACTTCGACATCGCCGCCATCAGCGTGGCGTGTGCCTTGGGTTATCTGGATTTCCGGCATCCGGATATGCAATGGCGGTTGGAAAATCCCAAGCTTGCCCAGTGGTACGCAGAAGTCAGCCAGCGGCCTTCGATGCAGGCGACGCAGCCTCCCGTCTGA
- the creD gene encoding cell envelope integrity protein CreD, which yields MNRSLLFKLGAIALLILLLLIPLLMINGIISDRQQLRDGVLMDIARSSSYAQRLTGPVMVVPYRKTVREWKLNEKLNKRYEVTREERGRLYFLPDRFELDGQVQTELRARGIYQARLFHADNRISGRFELPAQLGITENFADYRFEPAFLAVGISDIRGIENALKLELGGQQLEFEPGSQVDWLGEGVHVMLPEQDSKKPNALAFAFDLRLQGTEQLQVVPVGKTSQVSLASNWPHPSFIGNFLPAQREITDKGFTAHWQTSFFSTNLEQALQTCLDGQGCDDFNNRSFGVNFIDPVDQYLKSDRAIKYALLFIALTFAGFFLFEVLKSLAVHPIQYALVGVALALFYLLLLSLSEHIGFAMAYLISASACVLLIGFYVCHVLRSVAHGLGFSAALAALYGLLYGLLSAEDYALLMGSLLLFGLLGTVMVLTRKLDWYGVGKRKAAEPLQFDLEAVQ from the coding sequence ATGAACCGCAGCCTGCTTTTCAAACTTGGCGCGATTGCGCTGCTGATCCTGCTACTGCTGATTCCATTGCTGATGATCAACGGCATCATCAGCGACCGCCAGCAACTGCGCGACGGCGTCTTGATGGACATTGCCCGCAGTTCCAGCTACGCCCAGCGCCTCACCGGTCCGGTGATGGTGGTGCCGTATCGCAAGACCGTGCGCGAGTGGAAGCTCAATGAAAAGCTCAACAAGCGCTACGAAGTCACCCGTGAAGAACGGGGGCGCCTGTATTTTCTGCCGGACCGTTTCGAGCTCGACGGCCAGGTGCAAACCGAACTGCGCGCGCGGGGCATTTACCAGGCGCGGCTGTTCCATGCCGACAACCGCATCAGCGGGCGTTTCGAACTGCCGGCGCAGTTGGGCATTACGGAAAACTTCGCCGATTACCGCTTCGAGCCGGCGTTTCTGGCGGTGGGCATCAGCGATATCCGTGGCATCGAAAACGCATTGAAGCTTGAGCTCGGCGGCCAGCAGTTGGAATTCGAACCGGGCTCCCAGGTGGACTGGTTGGGTGAGGGCGTGCATGTGATGCTGCCGGAGCAGGACAGCAAAAAGCCCAACGCCTTGGCGTTTGCCTTCGACCTGCGCCTGCAAGGCACCGAGCAACTGCAAGTGGTGCCGGTGGGCAAGACCAGCCAAGTGTCGCTCGCCTCCAACTGGCCGCACCCCAGCTTCATCGGCAACTTCCTGCCGGCACAACGCGAGATTACCGACAAGGGCTTTACCGCCCACTGGCAGACCTCATTCTTTTCCACCAACCTCGAACAAGCCCTGCAAACCTGCCTGGACGGCCAGGGCTGTGACGACTTCAACAACCGCAGCTTCGGCGTGAACTTCATCGACCCGGTGGACCAGTACCTCAAGAGCGACCGTGCGATCAAATACGCGCTGCTGTTCATTGCCCTGACCTTTGCCGGCTTCTTTCTGTTCGAAGTGCTCAAGAGCCTGGCGGTGCACCCGATCCAGTACGCCTTGGTGGGCGTTGCGCTGGCGCTCTTCTACCTGCTGTTGTTGTCGTTGTCCGAGCACATTGGCTTCGCCATGGCCTACCTCATCTCTGCCAGTGCCTGCGTGTTGTTGATTGGTTTCTACGTGTGCCATGTGCTGCGCAGCGTGGCCCATGGCCTGGGCTTTTCGGCGGCGTTGGCGGCGCTGTATGGCTTGTTGTACGGGCTGTTGAGTGCCGAGGATTACGCGCTGCTGATGGGGTCGCTGTTGCTGTTCGGCCTGCTGGGCACGGTGATGGTGCTGACGCGCAAACTGGACTGGTACGGCGTGGGCAAGCGCAAGGCGGCCGAGCCGCTGCAGTTTGACCTGGAGGCGGTGCAATGA
- the creC gene encoding two-component system sensor histidine kinase CreC gives MRLGLRIFLVYALFIGLTGYFVLSTVMKEIRPGVRQSTEETLVDTANLLAEILRDDVKNGTLGQSHWPELLKAYGNRQPGATIWGLPKNQVNHRIYVTDAKGTVLLDSTGTAVGQDYSKWNDVYLTLRGEYGARSSRNELDDPTSSVMHVGAPIRDNGQIIGVVTVAKPNSSLQPYVDRTERRLLWYGAGLVILGLLLGALLSWWLSVALRRLTAYAEAVSEGRRAELPYYRGGELKQLSTAVEHMRTQLEGKAYVERYVHTLTHELKSPLAAIRGAAELLQGDMSREQQQRFVGNIDSESARLQQLIERLLNLAQVEQRQGLEEQASIPLAAMVDEVLKAQCARIEGAGLQVEQTIAAGVKVYGEPFLLRQALGNLLDNALDFTPPGGRLEFSAQMRHNDVQVSLFNQAAPIPDYALPRLSERFYSLPRPASGRKSTGLGLNFVEEVMKLHGGALQIGNVPGGVQAVLHLHTVSTLPT, from the coding sequence ATGCGCCTGGGGCTGCGGATTTTCCTGGTGTATGCGCTGTTTATCGGCCTCACCGGCTACTTTGTGCTCAGCACCGTGATGAAGGAAATCCGCCCCGGCGTGCGCCAGTCCACCGAAGAAACCCTGGTGGACACCGCCAACCTGCTGGCCGAGATCCTGCGCGACGACGTCAAAAACGGCACGCTCGGCCAGAGCCACTGGCCGGAGCTGCTCAAGGCTTACGGCAATCGGCAGCCAGGGGCGACCATCTGGGGGCTGCCGAAAAACCAGGTCAACCACCGTATCTATGTCACCGACGCCAAGGGCACCGTGTTGCTCGACTCCACGGGCACGGCGGTGGGGCAGGATTATTCAAAATGGAACGACGTGTACCTGACCCTGCGCGGCGAGTACGGCGCGCGTTCTTCGCGCAACGAACTGGATGATCCCACCTCGTCGGTGATGCACGTGGGCGCACCGATCCGCGACAACGGGCAGATCATCGGCGTGGTCACCGTGGCCAAGCCGAACAGTTCATTGCAGCCCTATGTCGACCGCACCGAGCGCCGCCTATTGTGGTACGGCGCGGGCCTGGTGATTCTCGGCCTGTTGCTCGGCGCGCTGCTGTCCTGGTGGCTGAGCGTTGCGCTACGGCGTTTGACGGCGTACGCCGAGGCGGTCAGCGAAGGCCGGCGCGCCGAGCTGCCGTATTACCGGGGCGGCGAACTCAAGCAGTTGTCCACCGCCGTGGAACACATGCGCACGCAGCTGGAGGGCAAAGCCTACGTCGAGCGTTACGTGCACACCCTGACCCACGAACTGAAAAGCCCGTTGGCCGCGATACGCGGCGCGGCGGAGCTGTTGCAGGGCGACATGAGCCGCGAACAACAGCAGCGCTTTGTCGGCAACATCGACAGCGAGAGCGCGCGCCTGCAGCAGTTGATCGAACGCTTGCTGAACCTGGCGCAGGTCGAGCAACGCCAGGGCCTGGAAGAGCAGGCCAGTATCCCGTTGGCGGCCATGGTCGATGAGGTGCTCAAGGCCCAATGCGCACGTATCGAGGGCGCCGGCTTGCAGGTCGAGCAGACGATTGCGGCGGGTGTGAAGGTGTATGGCGAACCCTTCCTGCTGCGTCAGGCCCTGGGCAACCTGCTGGACAACGCCCTGGATTTCACCCCGCCCGGCGGCCGGTTGGAGTTCAGTGCGCAGATGCGCCACAACGATGTGCAGGTAAGCCTGTTCAACCAGGCCGCACCGATTCCCGACTACGCGTTGCCGCGCCTGAGCGAACGTTTCTATTCGCTGCCACGCCCGGCCAGCGGGCGCAAAAGTACCGGGCTGGGCCTCAACTTTGTCGAGGAAGTGATGAAACTGCACGGCGGCGCGTTGCAGATCGGCAACGTACCCGGCGGCGTGCAAGCGGTGCTGCATCTCCACACAGTCTCCACATTGCCCACATAA
- the creB gene encoding two-component system response regulator CreB, producing the protein MPHILIVEDEAAIADTLIFALQGEGFTTTWLSLGQEALAHQRQTPADLIILDIGLPDITGFETCKQLRRFSEVPVMFLSARDGEIDRVVGLEIGADDYVVKPFSPREVTARVRAILKRIGPSAAPIVFQVDLERMQITYRGQPLSLTRHEFRLLQSLLEQPERVFSREQLLDAVGVAADAGYERNIDSHIKSLRGKLRNVAADAEPIQTHRGLGYSYSPSHG; encoded by the coding sequence ATGCCGCATATCCTGATTGTCGAAGACGAAGCGGCGATAGCCGATACGCTGATATTCGCCCTGCAAGGCGAGGGCTTTACCACCACCTGGCTGAGCCTCGGCCAGGAAGCGCTGGCCCATCAGCGCCAGACCCCGGCCGACCTGATCATCCTCGACATCGGCCTGCCGGACATCACGGGCTTTGAAACCTGCAAGCAACTGCGCCGGTTCAGCGAAGTGCCGGTGATGTTCCTCAGCGCGCGGGATGGCGAGATCGACCGCGTGGTGGGGCTGGAGATCGGCGCCGACGATTACGTGGTCAAGCCCTTCAGCCCTCGGGAAGTCACCGCGCGGGTCAGGGCGATCCTCAAACGAATTGGTCCAAGTGCCGCGCCCATCGTGTTCCAGGTCGACCTGGAGCGCATGCAGATTACGTATCGCGGCCAGCCGTTAAGCCTCACGCGCCACGAGTTCCGCCTGCTGCAAAGCCTGCTGGAGCAACCCGAGCGCGTGTTCAGCCGCGAGCAACTGCTGGATGCCGTCGGTGTCGCGGCGGATGCCGGTTACGAGCGCAATATCGACAGCCACATCAAAAGCCTGCGCGGCAAATTGCGCAACGTGGCCGCCGACGCCGAGCCGATCCAGACCCATCGCGGCCTCGGCTACAGCTACAGCCCGAGCCACGGCTGA
- the rloA2 gene encoding retropepsin-like aspartic peptidase RloA2 — MKLLFASLALAALPVMAAEPTLYGRYEYIQLPEIGETFKAKMDTGALTASLSARDIETFTRDGDDWVRFRLGGKDATDKVYEHKVSRISKIKSRADEDDDKDEASVAKRPVIDLEMCLGKVKRTVEVNLTDRSSFNYPLLIGAKALREFDAAVNPARRYTADKPDC, encoded by the coding sequence GTGAAACTGCTATTTGCCTCGCTCGCACTCGCCGCCTTGCCCGTCATGGCCGCCGAACCGACCCTCTACGGTCGCTACGAATACATCCAGTTGCCGGAGATCGGCGAAACCTTCAAGGCCAAGATGGACACCGGCGCGCTCACGGCTTCGCTGTCGGCCCGAGACATTGAAACCTTCACCCGTGATGGCGACGACTGGGTGCGTTTCCGCCTCGGCGGCAAGGACGCCACCGACAAAGTCTACGAACACAAGGTCTCGCGCATCAGCAAGATCAAGAGCCGCGCCGATGAAGACGATGACAAGGACGAGGCCAGCGTGGCCAAGCGCCCGGTCATCGACCTGGAAATGTGCCTGGGCAAGGTCAAGCGCACCGTCGAGGTTAACCTCACCGATCGCAGCAGCTTCAACTACCCCTTGCTGATCGGCGCCAAGGCCCTGCGTGAATTCGACGCTGCGGTCAACCCGGCCCGTCGCTACACTGCCGACAAACCGGACTGCTGA
- a CDS encoding acyltransferase, producing the protein MRRLLTGCLVSLLLLLNTLVLIGPLTVFALLKLVAPGRYRDAMSGAVMWIAETWAEIDKLIFALCIPTQWDIRGGDNLRGDTSYLVISNHQSWVDIPALIQALNRRTPFFKFFLKKELIWVPFLGLAWWALDYPFMKRYTKAFLAKYPELAGQDLKITRQACELFKRQPVTVVNYLEGTRFSEAKRAQQGSPFSCLLKPKAGGVAFVLAAMGEQLDAVLDVTVVYPQQKIPGFWDLISGAVPKVIIDIRTRELDPVLWQGDYENDPVFRQVVQSWVNQLWREKDQRIRQLSGESAGT; encoded by the coding sequence ATGCGCCGCCTGCTCACCGGCTGTCTGGTCTCATTGCTGCTATTGCTCAATACCCTGGTCCTCATCGGTCCGTTGACGGTGTTTGCCCTGCTCAAGCTGGTGGCTCCCGGTCGCTACCGCGACGCCATGTCAGGGGCGGTGATGTGGATCGCCGAAACCTGGGCCGAGATCGACAAGCTGATCTTTGCGCTGTGCATCCCGACCCAGTGGGACATTCGCGGCGGTGATAACCTGCGGGGTGATACCAGCTACCTGGTGATCAGTAACCACCAGTCGTGGGTGGATATCCCGGCGTTGATCCAGGCCCTCAATCGACGCACGCCGTTCTTCAAATTCTTCCTGAAAAAAGAGCTGATCTGGGTGCCCTTCCTGGGCCTGGCCTGGTGGGCGCTGGACTACCCGTTCATGAAGCGCTACACCAAGGCGTTCCTGGCCAAGTACCCGGAACTGGCCGGGCAGGACCTGAAGATCACTCGGCAAGCCTGCGAGCTGTTCAAGCGCCAGCCGGTAACGGTGGTCAATTACCTGGAAGGCACGCGCTTCAGCGAAGCCAAGCGGGCACAGCAGGGTTCACCGTTCAGTTGCTTGCTCAAGCCCAAGGCCGGCGGTGTGGCGTTTGTGCTGGCGGCGATGGGCGAGCAACTGGATGCGGTGCTTGACGTGACCGTGGTGTATCCGCAACAAAAGATCCCGGGGTTCTGGGATTTGATCAGTGGCGCCGTGCCAAAGGTGATCATCGATATCCGCACCCGTGAACTGGACCCGGTATTGTGGCAGGGGGATTACGAGAACGATCCGGTGTTTCGCCAGGTGGTCCAGAGCTGGGTGAACCAGCTTTGGAGGGAGAAGGATCAGCGAATCCGCCAACTGTCTGGCGAGTCCGCCGGGACCTGA
- a CDS encoding DUF2780 domain-containing protein, with product MKISRGFALSCLMTLAAGPVFAAGFNLGDAANAISGMQGGNNKAAAAAPSSETAGLLSALTSQLNITPEQAVGGTGAMLGLAKNKLSGNDYSQLGNSVPGLDQLSGNNALGSLGALSGLLGQTGGSKTSGLDGLLGNVKNTNDLNTAFSALGMDSGMVGQFAPVILQYLGGQGANSSVLGKLAQAWGTGT from the coding sequence ATGAAGATTTCACGCGGTTTCGCCCTTTCCTGCCTGATGACGCTGGCAGCCGGCCCGGTGTTTGCCGCAGGGTTCAACCTCGGCGACGCGGCTAATGCCATCTCCGGCATGCAGGGGGGCAACAACAAGGCGGCCGCCGCCGCGCCGTCGTCCGAGACGGCCGGCTTGCTCAGCGCACTGACCTCCCAACTCAACATCACCCCCGAACAAGCCGTTGGCGGCACGGGCGCCATGCTAGGCCTGGCCAAGAACAAGCTGAGCGGTAACGATTATTCGCAACTGGGCAACAGCGTGCCGGGCCTGGACCAGTTGTCTGGCAACAACGCCTTGGGCAGCCTCGGCGCGTTGAGCGGTTTGCTCGGCCAGACCGGCGGCAGCAAGACCAGCGGCCTGGACGGCCTGCTGGGTAACGTGAAGAACACCAACGACCTGAACACCGCGTTCAGCGCCTTGGGCATGGACAGTGGCATGGTCGGGCAGTTTGCCCCGGTGATCCTGCAATACCTGGGCGGCCAGGGCGCGAACAGCTCGGTATTGGGTAAATTGGCCCAGGCCTGGGGCACGGGTACCTGA
- a CDS encoding anti-sigma factor domain-containing protein, with translation MTTIQPQVIEHKPAFWSRPRLFIGACVVVVAGIGGALYTQDNVKSAATLVTATQQPAAQIMAHKDYLEVQPIASTAPAPDQSLELWAIPEGGTPVSLGLLPEDGKGIIGLNPRQQASISKPVELMVSSESKGGSVSKQPTGPTVYQGALATR, from the coding sequence ATGACTACGATCCAACCCCAAGTGATTGAGCACAAGCCTGCGTTCTGGAGCCGCCCTCGCCTGTTCATCGGCGCCTGCGTGGTGGTGGTTGCCGGTATCGGCGGCGCGCTCTACACCCAGGACAACGTCAAGTCCGCCGCCACCCTGGTGACCGCCACCCAGCAGCCGGCCGCACAGATCATGGCGCACAAGGATTACCTTGAAGTGCAACCAATTGCCTCCACGGCCCCGGCGCCGGACCAGAGCCTGGAGCTGTGGGCCATCCCAGAAGGCGGCACGCCTGTGTCCCTTGGCCTCTTGCCCGAAGACGGTAAAGGCATCATCGGCTTGAACCCACGCCAGCAGGCCTCCATCAGCAAGCCGGTGGAGCTGATGGTGAGTTCGGAAAGCAAGGGTGGGTCGGTGAGCAAGCAACCGACCGGGCCGACGGTGTATCAAGGTGCATTGGCTACTCGCTGA